In Anopheles gambiae chromosome 2, idAnoGambNW_F1_1, whole genome shotgun sequence, a single window of DNA contains:
- the LOC1281256 gene encoding glycerol-3-phosphate acyltransferase 3 isoform X1 yields MGGLQAAWSIMSMVTLTPFFAFLFSIVFMASIGKSFGVRRLYVNLLVKIFEFGRQNIESVRKQQFANITQSDPEDEDAPSGDNPSPDAADTGDGTGCAKTNGTLPNGGSHRYMNGRDTSSHIANGGNTVISRAESLILSPEMIDDTRSKSAEPQEEGAGGGTRDQGEEGDEETKSDGSEGGGEHEAAGFKLSNCLDYVKSGMEAIIEDQVTSRFLAEELKNWNLLTRTNRQYEFISWRLTVIWMIGFLIRYFILMPMRVLICFIGVVYCVIGFAFVGMIPTYRLRRAMNDIVFKHTFRMITRSISGVVRFHHPEYKPKNCGFCVANHTTPIDIAILSTDCTYSLIGQRHGGFLGVLQRALARASPHIWFERAEAKDRILVAKRLKEHVTDPKNPPILIFPEGTCINNTSVMQFKKGSFEVGGVIYPVAIKYDPRFGDAFWNSSRYSMMQYLFLMMTSWAIVCDVWYLPPMERQEGESAIDFANRVKRVIADQGGLVDLVWDGQLKRSKPKKEWKEKQQEKFSKLLKGE; encoded by the exons ATGGGCGGATTGCAGGCGGCCTGGTCCATCATGTCGATGGTGACGCTGACACCGTTCTTCGCCTTCCTATTTTCCATCGTGTTTATGGCATCGATCGGAAAATCGTTCGGCGTGCGGCGGCTCTACGTGAACCTGCTGGTGAAAATATTCGAG TTCGGTCGTCAGAACATTGAATCGGTGCGGAAGCAGCAGTTTGCCAACATTACACAATCAGATCCAGAAGATGAGGACGCACCCAGCGGTGACAATCCTAGCCCGGACGCGGCCGACACCGGCGATGGCACGGGCTGCGCCAAAACGAACGGCACCCTACCGAACGGGGGCAGCCACCGGTACATGAACGGGCGCGACACCTCCTCACACATTGCGAACGGTGGCAACACCGTCATTAGCCGGGCCGAATCGCTCATCCTATCGCCGGAGATGATCGATGACACGCGCAGCAAAAGTGCCGAACCGCAGGAGGAGGGCGCGGGTGGTGGTACGCGCGATCAGGGCGAAGAGGGCGACGAGGAAACCAAATCGGATGGGTCGGAGGGCGGCGGCGAGCACGAGGCAGCCGGCTTCAAGCTGTCAAACTGTCTCGACTACGTCAAGTCGGGCATGGAGGCCATCATCGAGGATCAGGTGACGAGCCGGTTCCTGGCAGAGGAGCTTAAAAATTGGAACCTGCTCACGCGCACCAACCGGCAGTACGAGTTCATCAGCTGGCGGTTGACGGTGATATGGATGATCGGGTTTTTGATTCGATACTTCATCCTGATGCCGATGCGGGTGCTCATCTGCTTCATCGGG gtgGTCTACTGCGTGATTGGCTTCGCGTTCGTGGGCATGATTCCGACGTACCGGTTGCGCCGTGCGATGAACGATATCGTGTTTAAGCACACGTTCCGTATGATTACCCGCTCGATTTCGGGCGTGGTGCGGTTCCACCACCCCGAGTACAAGCCGAAAAACTGTGGCTTCTGCGTGGCGAACCACACGACACCGATTGACATTGCGATCCTGTCCACCGACTGTACCTACTCGCTG ATCGGGCAACGACATGGCGGATTTTTGGGCGTGCTTCAGCGTGCCCTGGCCCGAGCCTCGCCGCACATCTGGTTCGAGCGTGCAGAAGCAAAGGATCGTATCCTGGTGGCGAAGAG GTTAAAGGAGCACGTGACCGATCCGAAAAATCCACCGATCCTAATCTTCCCCGAGGGCACCTGCATCAACAACACCTCCGTAATGCAGTTCAAAAAGGGTAGCTTTGAGGTTGGCGGCGTCATCTATCCAGTGGCCATCAA atacGATCCACGGTTTGGTGATGCTTTCTGGAACAGCTCGCGCTACTCGATGATGCAGTACCTGTTTCTCATGATGACCTCCTGGGCGATCGTGTGCGACGTCTGGTATCTGCCACCGATGGAGCGGCAGGAGGGCGAGTCGGCGATCGATTTCGCGAACCGCGTGAAGCGCGTCATCGCCGACCAGGGCGGTCTGGTCGATCTCGTCTGGGACGGGCAGCTGAAGCGCTCGAAACCAAAGAAGGAATGGAAGGAGAAGCAGCAGGAGAAGTTTAGCAAGCTGCTGAAGGGCGAATGA
- the LOC1281256 gene encoding glycerol-3-phosphate acyltransferase 3 isoform X2, which produces MGGLQAAWSIMSMVTLTPFFAFLFSIVFMASIGKSFGVRRLYVNLLVKIFEFGRQNIESVRKQQFANITQSDPEDEDAPSGDNPSPDAADTGDGTGCAKTNGTLPNGGSHRYMNGRDTSSHIANGGNTVISRAESLILSPEMIDDTRSKSAEPQEEGAGGGTRDQGEEGDEETKSDGSEGGGEHEAAGFKLSNCLDYVKSGMEAIIEDQVTSRFLAEELKNWNLLTRTNRQYEFISWRLTVIWMIGFLIRYFILMPMRVLICFIGVIWLTLCTAVVGCVPEGSIKRALVKNVLIQCFGFLSSALSSVVNYHNIQNRPLNGICVANHTSPIDVLMLMCDNCYSLIGQRHGGFLGVLQRALARASPHIWFERAEAKDRILVAKRLKEHVTDPKNPPILIFPEGTCINNTSVMQFKKGSFEVGGVIYPVAIKYDPRFGDAFWNSSRYSMMQYLFLMMTSWAIVCDVWYLPPMERQEGESAIDFANRVKRVIADQGGLVDLVWDGQLKRSKPKKEWKEKQQEKFSKLLKGE; this is translated from the exons ATGGGCGGATTGCAGGCGGCCTGGTCCATCATGTCGATGGTGACGCTGACACCGTTCTTCGCCTTCCTATTTTCCATCGTGTTTATGGCATCGATCGGAAAATCGTTCGGCGTGCGGCGGCTCTACGTGAACCTGCTGGTGAAAATATTCGAG TTCGGTCGTCAGAACATTGAATCGGTGCGGAAGCAGCAGTTTGCCAACATTACACAATCAGATCCAGAAGATGAGGACGCACCCAGCGGTGACAATCCTAGCCCGGACGCGGCCGACACCGGCGATGGCACGGGCTGCGCCAAAACGAACGGCACCCTACCGAACGGGGGCAGCCACCGGTACATGAACGGGCGCGACACCTCCTCACACATTGCGAACGGTGGCAACACCGTCATTAGCCGGGCCGAATCGCTCATCCTATCGCCGGAGATGATCGATGACACGCGCAGCAAAAGTGCCGAACCGCAGGAGGAGGGCGCGGGTGGTGGTACGCGCGATCAGGGCGAAGAGGGCGACGAGGAAACCAAATCGGATGGGTCGGAGGGCGGCGGCGAGCACGAGGCAGCCGGCTTCAAGCTGTCAAACTGTCTCGACTACGTCAAGTCGGGCATGGAGGCCATCATCGAGGATCAGGTGACGAGCCGGTTCCTGGCAGAGGAGCTTAAAAATTGGAACCTGCTCACGCGCACCAACCGGCAGTACGAGTTCATCAGCTGGCGGTTGACGGTGATATGGATGATCGGGTTTTTGATTCGATACTTCATCCTGATGCCGATGCGGGTGCTCATCTGCTTCATCGGG GTCATTTGGTTGACGCTCTGCACCGCCGTCGTGGGGTGCGTGCCGGAAGGTTCCATCAAGCGCGCCCTGGTCAAGAATGTGCTGATTCAGTGTTTCGGCTTTCTGTCGAGTGCATTATCATCTGTGGTCAATTATCATAACATACAGAATCGTCCATTGAATGGCATCTGCGTGGCAAATCATACCAGTCCCATCGATGTGTTAATGTTAATGTGTGACAATTGTTACTCGCTG ATCGGGCAACGACATGGCGGATTTTTGGGCGTGCTTCAGCGTGCCCTGGCCCGAGCCTCGCCGCACATCTGGTTCGAGCGTGCAGAAGCAAAGGATCGTATCCTGGTGGCGAAGAG GTTAAAGGAGCACGTGACCGATCCGAAAAATCCACCGATCCTAATCTTCCCCGAGGGCACCTGCATCAACAACACCTCCGTAATGCAGTTCAAAAAGGGTAGCTTTGAGGTTGGCGGCGTCATCTATCCAGTGGCCATCAA atacGATCCACGGTTTGGTGATGCTTTCTGGAACAGCTCGCGCTACTCGATGATGCAGTACCTGTTTCTCATGATGACCTCCTGGGCGATCGTGTGCGACGTCTGGTATCTGCCACCGATGGAGCGGCAGGAGGGCGAGTCGGCGATCGATTTCGCGAACCGCGTGAAGCGCGTCATCGCCGACCAGGGCGGTCTGGTCGATCTCGTCTGGGACGGGCAGCTGAAGCGCTCGAAACCAAAGAAGGAATGGAAGGAGAAGCAGCAGGAGAAGTTTAGCAAGCTGCTGAAGGGCGAATGA
- the LOC1281256 gene encoding glycerol-3-phosphate acyltransferase 3-like isoform X3, with the protein MGGLQAAWSIMSMVTLTPFFAFLFSIVFMASIGKSFGVRRLYVNLLVKIFEFGRQNIESVRKQQFANITQSDPEDEDAPSGDNPSPDAADTGDGTGCAKTNGTLPNGGSHRYMNGRDTSSHIANGGNTVISRAESLILSPEMIDDTRSKSAEPQEEGAGGGTRDQGEEGDEETKSDGSEGGGEHEAAGFKLSNCLDYVKSGMEAIIEDQVTSRFLAEELKNWNLLTRTNRQYEFISWRLTVIWMIGFLIRYFILMPMRVLICFIGVVYCVIGFAFVGMIPTYRLRRAMNDIVFKHTFRMITRSISGVVRFHHPEYKPKNCGFCVANHTTPIDIAILSTDCTYSLVIWLTLCTAVVGCVPEGSIKRALVKNVLIQCFGFLSSALSSVVNYHNIQNRPLNGICVANHTSPIDVLMLMCDNCYSLIGQRHGGFLGVLQRALARASPHIWFERAEAKDRILVAKRLKEHVTDPKNPPILIFPEGTCINNTSVMQFKKGSFEVGGVIYPVAIKYDPRFGDAFWNSSRYSMMQYLFLMMTSWAIVCDVWYLPPMERQEGESAIDFANRVKRVIADQGGLVDLVWDGQLKRSKPKKEWKEKQQEKFSKLLKGE; encoded by the exons ATGGGCGGATTGCAGGCGGCCTGGTCCATCATGTCGATGGTGACGCTGACACCGTTCTTCGCCTTCCTATTTTCCATCGTGTTTATGGCATCGATCGGAAAATCGTTCGGCGTGCGGCGGCTCTACGTGAACCTGCTGGTGAAAATATTCGAG TTCGGTCGTCAGAACATTGAATCGGTGCGGAAGCAGCAGTTTGCCAACATTACACAATCAGATCCAGAAGATGAGGACGCACCCAGCGGTGACAATCCTAGCCCGGACGCGGCCGACACCGGCGATGGCACGGGCTGCGCCAAAACGAACGGCACCCTACCGAACGGGGGCAGCCACCGGTACATGAACGGGCGCGACACCTCCTCACACATTGCGAACGGTGGCAACACCGTCATTAGCCGGGCCGAATCGCTCATCCTATCGCCGGAGATGATCGATGACACGCGCAGCAAAAGTGCCGAACCGCAGGAGGAGGGCGCGGGTGGTGGTACGCGCGATCAGGGCGAAGAGGGCGACGAGGAAACCAAATCGGATGGGTCGGAGGGCGGCGGCGAGCACGAGGCAGCCGGCTTCAAGCTGTCAAACTGTCTCGACTACGTCAAGTCGGGCATGGAGGCCATCATCGAGGATCAGGTGACGAGCCGGTTCCTGGCAGAGGAGCTTAAAAATTGGAACCTGCTCACGCGCACCAACCGGCAGTACGAGTTCATCAGCTGGCGGTTGACGGTGATATGGATGATCGGGTTTTTGATTCGATACTTCATCCTGATGCCGATGCGGGTGCTCATCTGCTTCATCGGG gtgGTCTACTGCGTGATTGGCTTCGCGTTCGTGGGCATGATTCCGACGTACCGGTTGCGCCGTGCGATGAACGATATCGTGTTTAAGCACACGTTCCGTATGATTACCCGCTCGATTTCGGGCGTGGTGCGGTTCCACCACCCCGAGTACAAGCCGAAAAACTGTGGCTTCTGCGTGGCGAACCACACGACACCGATTGACATTGCGATCCTGTCCACCGACTGTACCTACTCGCTG GTCATTTGGTTGACGCTCTGCACCGCCGTCGTGGGGTGCGTGCCGGAAGGTTCCATCAAGCGCGCCCTGGTCAAGAATGTGCTGATTCAGTGTTTCGGCTTTCTGTCGAGTGCATTATCATCTGTGGTCAATTATCATAACATACAGAATCGTCCATTGAATGGCATCTGCGTGGCAAATCATACCAGTCCCATCGATGTGTTAATGTTAATGTGTGACAATTGTTACTCGCTG ATCGGGCAACGACATGGCGGATTTTTGGGCGTGCTTCAGCGTGCCCTGGCCCGAGCCTCGCCGCACATCTGGTTCGAGCGTGCAGAAGCAAAGGATCGTATCCTGGTGGCGAAGAG GTTAAAGGAGCACGTGACCGATCCGAAAAATCCACCGATCCTAATCTTCCCCGAGGGCACCTGCATCAACAACACCTCCGTAATGCAGTTCAAAAAGGGTAGCTTTGAGGTTGGCGGCGTCATCTATCCAGTGGCCATCAA atacGATCCACGGTTTGGTGATGCTTTCTGGAACAGCTCGCGCTACTCGATGATGCAGTACCTGTTTCTCATGATGACCTCCTGGGCGATCGTGTGCGACGTCTGGTATCTGCCACCGATGGAGCGGCAGGAGGGCGAGTCGGCGATCGATTTCGCGAACCGCGTGAAGCGCGTCATCGCCGACCAGGGCGGTCTGGTCGATCTCGTCTGGGACGGGCAGCTGAAGCGCTCGAAACCAAAGAAGGAATGGAAGGAGAAGCAGCAGGAGAAGTTTAGCAAGCTGCTGAAGGGCGAATGA